The proteins below come from a single Acinonyx jubatus isolate Ajub_Pintada_27869175 chromosome A1, VMU_Ajub_asm_v1.0, whole genome shotgun sequence genomic window:
- the LOC106977398 gene encoding V-type proton ATPase subunit S1-like protein isoform X2, with amino-acid sequence MKQTQNCTTVPITQTLKYTLSRQGHLEKEAWNAVSHHSPVNVSMDGIPCILFWAKRITIKFKNQTWLDFTDEAFGQKAAVDTSNSNCSEESATLSMKFGDAESPKGLDIRFTLTNYKKWYIQSWFSLHRVEIIFNNSIQATFNATGIYAPSSYSYHCQHVSSLQRYDALLLPSYVDDTSSLWEVTFVDFQIQGFTIKGKQFAKARDCASSFSPAILIGLAMSLILLLVLAYALHMLIYLRYLEQHYDFITSPAHFPHLKPRDAAEEKELLRSQGVECYELRSQQICKIYV; translated from the exons ACTCTCAAGTACACGCTGAGCAGACAAGGACATTTGGAAAAAGAAGCTTGGAATGCAGTCAGCCATCATAGCCCAGTTAATGTCTCTATGGATGGAATTCCTTGCATTCTTTTCTGGGccaaaagaataacaataaaatttaagaatcagACCTGGCtggattttacagatgaagcttTTGGCCAGAAGGCAGCAGTGGACACTAGCAACTCAAATTGCAGTGAAGAAAGTGCCAC ttTATCTATGAAGTTTGGTGATGCTGAAAGTCCCAAAGGTCTTGATATAAG ATTCACCCTTACCAATTACAAAAAGTGGTACATCCAGAGCTGGTTTAGTTTGCACAGAGTTgagattattttcaataattcgATCCAAGCAACTTTTAATGCCACTGGCATATATGCTCCATCGAGTTATTCCTACCACTGCCAGCATGTCAGCAGCCTGCAGCGTTATGATGCCCTCTTGTTGCCCAGCTACGTGGATGATACTTCAAGCCTGTGGGAGGTCACTTTTGTTGATTTCCAG ATCCAAGGCTTTACCATCAAGGGGAAGCAGTTTGCCAAGGCCCGAGATTGTGCCTCTTCCTTCTCACCAGCAATTCTGATTGGCCTGGCCATGTCCCTGATCCTGCTGCTGGTGCTAGCCTACGCTCTGCACATGCTCATCTACCTGCGATATCTGGAGCAGCACTATGATTTCATCACCTCTCCGGCCCACTTCCCCCACTTGAAACCTCGAGATGCCGCAGAAGAGAAGGAGCTGCTGAGGAGCCAGGGGGTCGAGTGCTATGAACTGAGAAGCCAGCAGATCTGCAAAATTTATGTGTAA